In Kaistia defluvii, one genomic interval encodes:
- a CDS encoding DUF983 domain-containing protein, whose amino-acid sequence MSETESPYRLAFKLGVSGRCPRCQSGHIFSGWLKMAPKCEVCGLDFSFADPADGPAFFAQLIGAIPAVIFALWLQVKFAAPLWVHLFTTLPLLLLPTLLLLRPIKGWLVCSQYLHRAEEGKLHKADE is encoded by the coding sequence ATGAGCGAAACCGAGTCTCCCTATCGCCTGGCCTTCAAGCTCGGCGTTTCCGGCCGCTGCCCGCGATGCCAGTCGGGCCACATCTTCAGCGGCTGGCTGAAGATGGCGCCGAAGTGCGAGGTCTGCGGTCTCGACTTCTCCTTCGCCGACCCGGCTGACGGCCCCGCCTTCTTCGCGCAGCTGATCGGTGCGATTCCGGCCGTGATCTTCGCGCTGTGGCTACAGGTCAAGTTCGCGGCCCCGCTCTGGGTGCACCTGTTCACGACATTGCCGCTGCTGTTGCTGCCGACCTTGCTGCTGCTCAGGCCGATCAAGGGGTGGCTGGTCTGCTCGCAATATCTGCATCGGGCCGAAGAGGGCAAGCTGCACAAGGCCGACGAGTAA
- a CDS encoding glutamine synthetase family protein, whose protein sequence is MAIERETIVTVCCSDIAGQVRGKGFPARELENRRRFGVGWTPTNIMINCFGRIPATPFGAEGDLMLVPSPEGDITLDYGDGSPVERIVLGDILTLSGERWDGCLRGFLKNALDQLEAETGLRVLASFEHEFWLDGGEERPGDAYAASTLRGLEPFIGDYVGALRANGLQPDTFLPEYGPKQYEITVDPALALTAADEAVKLREIGRSVAKKHGYHLSFSPVVTRGIVGNGVHIHFSLIDRDGNPVAYDAEAPGKLSAIGASFCAGILKHGRAICAIAAPSVVSYERLKPHSWAAYYLNLADRDREALLRICPYPEVEGVNVAKRYNIEFRGADATASPYLQLAMLVHAGLAGIREKLPAPYLSSGDPGTLSQAERDERGIGDLPRTLPEALDALEQDSVAMGWLGPVLSKAYLMHKRGEIAMAEGIEIDELCRIYARAY, encoded by the coding sequence ATGGCGATCGAGCGTGAAACGATCGTCACAGTCTGCTGCAGCGACATCGCTGGGCAGGTTCGTGGCAAGGGCTTTCCGGCCCGCGAACTTGAGAATCGGCGCCGGTTCGGCGTCGGTTGGACGCCAACCAACATCATGATCAACTGCTTCGGCCGCATTCCGGCGACGCCTTTCGGCGCCGAGGGCGACCTGATGCTGGTGCCGAGCCCCGAGGGCGACATCACGCTCGACTATGGCGACGGTTCGCCGGTCGAGCGCATCGTGCTGGGCGACATCCTCACCCTGTCCGGTGAACGCTGGGATGGCTGCCTGCGCGGCTTCCTGAAGAACGCACTCGACCAGTTGGAGGCCGAGACGGGCCTGCGCGTGCTCGCCAGCTTCGAACATGAATTCTGGCTCGACGGCGGCGAAGAGCGGCCGGGCGATGCCTATGCCGCCAGCACGCTACGCGGCCTAGAGCCGTTCATCGGCGATTATGTCGGCGCGCTGCGCGCCAACGGACTGCAGCCCGATACCTTCCTGCCGGAATATGGCCCGAAGCAGTACGAGATCACGGTCGATCCGGCGCTGGCCCTGACAGCCGCCGACGAAGCGGTGAAGCTGCGCGAAATCGGCCGCTCGGTCGCGAAGAAGCATGGCTATCACCTCTCCTTCTCGCCGGTCGTCACGCGCGGCATCGTCGGCAATGGGGTTCATATCCATTTCAGCCTGATCGATCGCGACGGCAACCCGGTCGCCTATGACGCGGAAGCCCCCGGCAAGCTGAGCGCCATCGGCGCCTCGTTCTGCGCCGGCATCCTGAAGCATGGCCGAGCGATCTGCGCCATCGCCGCGCCCAGCGTCGTTTCCTATGAGCGGCTGAAGCCGCACTCCTGGGCCGCCTATTACCTCAACCTCGCCGACCGCGACCGCGAGGCGCTGCTGCGCATCTGCCCCTATCCCGAGGTCGAAGGCGTCAACGTCGCCAAGCGCTACAACATCGAGTTCCGCGGCGCCGACGCCACGGCCAGCCCCTATCTGCAACTCGCCATGCTGGTGCATGCCGGCCTTGCCGGCATCCGCGAGAAGCTTCCGGCGCCCTATCTTTCCAGCGGCGACCCCGGCACGCTTTCGCAGGCCGAGCGCGATGAGCGCGGCATTGGCGATCTGCCGCGCACCCTGCCGGAAGCGCTCGACGCGCTGGAGCAGGACAGTGTCGCCATGGGCTGGCTCGGGCCGGTGCTTTCCAAGGCCTATCTGATGCACAAGCGCGGCGAGATCGCGATGGCGGAAGGCATCGAGATCGACGAACTTTGCCGCATCTATGCGCGGGCCTATTGA
- a CDS encoding sugar phosphate isomerase/epimerase family protein: protein MKLSLTTWSLRSLTLDEAAGLSNLLGIGALDLGYFYRPGLDREALIADPDGTADRVLQLGVALPNLYHLFGGSLSDRNLADPGHRERNEADFRAVVRFAKRAGLETVFVLPGVVNAGQDRASALAESAESLRRLVAIAAPAGIQLTVEPHVHSYLESPTLVLDLLDRVPGLKLTLDYAHFACLGYRQEEIDGLAPHAAHVHLRQARAGVLQCKLSLGTLNFGAMLGTLKAAGYDGYLSIEYVHQDYMDGQHDDVLTETVDMRDCVREWLA, encoded by the coding sequence ATGAAGCTGTCGCTCACCACCTGGTCCCTGCGCAGCCTGACGCTGGACGAAGCGGCCGGACTCTCCAATCTGCTCGGGATCGGCGCGCTCGACCTTGGCTATTTCTACCGGCCCGGCCTCGACCGCGAAGCGCTGATCGCCGACCCGGACGGCACGGCCGACCGGGTGCTCCAGCTCGGCGTCGCCCTGCCCAATCTCTACCACCTGTTCGGCGGTTCACTGTCGGACCGGAACCTCGCCGACCCCGGACATCGCGAGCGCAACGAGGCGGATTTCCGGGCGGTGGTGCGCTTCGCCAAGCGCGCTGGCCTCGAAACCGTCTTCGTGCTGCCGGGCGTCGTCAATGCCGGCCAGGACCGCGCTTCGGCGCTGGCGGAATCGGCGGAGAGCCTGCGCCGGCTGGTGGCGATCGCGGCCCCGGCAGGCATCCAGCTCACCGTCGAGCCGCACGTCCATTCCTATCTCGAAAGCCCGACCCTGGTGCTCGACCTCCTCGATCGCGTGCCCGGGCTGAAGCTGACGCTCGACTACGCGCATTTTGCCTGCCTCGGCTATCGGCAGGAAGAGATCGATGGGCTCGCGCCGCATGCAGCCCATGTGCATCTGCGCCAGGCGCGCGCCGGCGTGCTGCAATGCAAGCTGTCGCTCGGCACGCTCAATTTCGGCGCCATGCTCGGGACGCTGAAGGCGGCCGGCTATGACGGCTATCTCTCCATCGAATATGTGCATCAGGACTACATGGACGGCCAGCATGACGACGTGCTGACCGAAACCGTCGACATGCGGGATTGCGTAAGGGAGTGGCTGGCGTGA
- a CDS encoding SDR family NAD(P)-dependent oxidoreductase, which yields MTAKGIALVTGGAGGIGAEIVRRLASNGYHVVAADHNEALAAEVANSVGGGAVGIDITDANSVDQAFETVLEQHGRLDVLVNAAGIHLQKLVVDTTPEEWDRIQSVNTRGPFLTCRAAARAMMRAESGRIINIITRLNFGNPYSSAYVASKNALWGLTQCLAVELASYGITVNGVAPGHVGPGTGMEKQFREKAEKLGLSWEAFEAQVLKTIPVGRWCRPADVAAAVSYVASPEASFVTGELINVTGGFVGYGIAPPKEARFARDAD from the coding sequence GTGACGGCAAAAGGCATTGCGCTCGTGACCGGCGGCGCCGGCGGTATTGGCGCGGAGATCGTGCGACGGCTGGCGAGCAACGGCTATCACGTGGTCGCCGCCGACCACAACGAGGCGCTCGCAGCCGAGGTCGCCAACAGCGTCGGTGGCGGCGCGGTCGGCATCGACATCACGGACGCGAATTCCGTCGACCAGGCCTTCGAGACGGTTCTGGAACAGCATGGCCGCCTCGATGTGCTGGTCAACGCCGCCGGCATCCATCTGCAGAAGCTGGTGGTCGATACTACGCCGGAGGAATGGGACCGGATCCAGTCCGTCAATACGCGCGGGCCGTTCCTGACCTGCCGCGCGGCGGCGCGGGCCATGATGCGCGCCGAGAGCGGCCGGATCATCAACATCATCACCCGGCTCAATTTCGGCAACCCCTACTCCAGCGCCTATGTCGCGTCGAAGAATGCGCTCTGGGGCCTGACCCAGTGCCTCGCCGTCGAGCTGGCCTCCTACGGCATCACGGTGAACGGCGTCGCGCCCGGCCATGTCGGTCCCGGCACCGGCATGGAAAAGCAGTTTCGTGAAAAGGCGGAAAAGCTTGGCCTCTCCTGGGAAGCATTCGAGGCGCAGGTGCTGAAAACGATCCCCGTCGGCCGCTGGTGTCGCCCCGCCGACGTCGCCGCCGCCGTTTCCTATGTCGCCTCCCCGGAAGCTTCCTTCGTCACCGGCGAACTGATCAACGTGACGGGCGGCTTCGTCGGCTATGGCATCGCGCCGCCGAAGGAAGCACGCTTCGCGAGGGATGCCGACTGA
- a CDS encoding Gfo/Idh/MocA family protein — protein MKRARIGIIGAGWWAVENHIPILKANPDCELVAVNRLGQAELAQIQAKFDIPHGFEDYRDMLREVELDGVIVASPHVLHHEHAIAAIRAGCHVLVEKPLATNAADARDIVTEAAAFGREVVVPYGWNFKPFSERAAELVASGTIGKVEHVVLQMASALGDLMAGQPMKETEGAMFRPPASTWADPQRAGGYGWGQLVHALGLLFKIADIAPEEVFAMVGRSPAGVDYYDAAVVRFANGATASLSGASTVPKHRGFQIDLRIFGSEGMLLLDIERERLEVSRRDGTDEFVEIEPGAGAYSCVEPVNLLVDICRGLNPPNASPGTVGMRAVEVLDALYRSAESGRMEKV, from the coding sequence ATGAAGCGCGCCAGGATAGGCATCATCGGGGCTGGCTGGTGGGCGGTCGAGAACCACATCCCGATCCTGAAGGCGAACCCGGATTGCGAGCTCGTCGCGGTCAACCGGCTCGGCCAGGCCGAACTGGCGCAGATCCAGGCAAAATTCGATATTCCGCACGGGTTCGAGGACTATCGCGACATGCTGCGCGAGGTCGAGCTCGACGGCGTCATCGTCGCCTCGCCGCATGTGCTGCACCATGAGCACGCGATCGCCGCGATCCGCGCCGGCTGCCATGTGCTGGTCGAGAAGCCGCTGGCTACCAACGCCGCGGACGCGCGCGACATCGTGACGGAAGCCGCAGCCTTCGGCCGCGAAGTCGTCGTGCCCTATGGCTGGAACTTCAAGCCGTTCAGTGAGCGCGCCGCCGAACTGGTCGCGTCGGGTACGATCGGCAAGGTCGAGCATGTCGTGCTGCAGATGGCCTCGGCGCTCGGCGATCTGATGGCCGGACAGCCGATGAAGGAAACCGAAGGCGCGATGTTTCGCCCGCCGGCCTCGACCTGGGCCGATCCGCAGCGCGCCGGCGGTTATGGCTGGGGCCAGCTGGTCCATGCGCTGGGCCTGCTGTTCAAGATCGCCGACATCGCGCCCGAAGAGGTCTTTGCCATGGTCGGCCGCTCGCCGGCCGGGGTCGATTATTACGACGCCGCCGTCGTCCGCTTCGCCAATGGCGCGACCGCCTCGCTTTCCGGCGCCTCGACGGTTCCAAAACATCGCGGCTTCCAGATCGACCTGCGCATCTTCGGGTCGGAAGGCATGCTGCTGCTCGATATCGAGCGCGAACGGCTGGAAGTGAGCCGCCGCGACGGCACCGACGAATTCGTTGAGATCGAGCCGGGCGCCGGCGCCTATAGCTGCGTCGAGCCGGTCAATCTGCTGGTCGATATCTGCCGCGGTCTCAATCCGCCCAATGCCTCGCCCGGCACGGTCGGCATGCGCGCCGTCGAAGTGCTCGACGCGCTCTACCGCTCGGCCGAAAGCGGCCGGATGGAAAAGGTCTGA
- a CDS encoding N-formylglutamate amidohydrolase, giving the protein MSEALQTPRTLLGPEDPEPVGLIDRGDASPFVLICDHAGNAVPKALGGLGLPQAELDRHIGIDIGILGVSERLAEQLGASLVFQRYSRLVVECNRRVTSPDSIALVSDGTIVPANADLAPDQRAERIDEIAAPYHRQIVAILDRRAEAGLPTILVSMHSFTPSLRARPFQRPWQIGLCYANDKRFTIPVLEALGQEAGLVIGSNEPYSVDLVKDYSIPVHGEERGLPYVEFEIRQDLIGETAGQEEWAARLGRVLPAAHRDFTVSAA; this is encoded by the coding sequence ATGAGCGAAGCCCTGCAAACCCCGCGCACGCTGCTTGGCCCGGAGGACCCCGAACCGGTTGGCCTGATCGATCGGGGCGATGCCTCGCCCTTCGTCCTGATCTGCGACCATGCCGGCAATGCCGTACCCAAGGCGCTGGGCGGGCTGGGCCTGCCACAGGCCGAACTCGACCGGCATATCGGCATCGATATCGGCATTCTCGGCGTGTCCGAGCGTCTCGCCGAGCAGCTTGGCGCCTCGTTGGTCTTCCAGCGCTATTCGCGCCTGGTCGTCGAATGCAACCGCCGCGTCACGTCGCCGGACAGCATCGCGCTGGTCTCGGATGGCACGATCGTGCCGGCCAATGCCGATCTCGCGCCGGACCAGCGCGCCGAACGCATTGACGAGATCGCGGCACCCTATCACCGCCAGATCGTGGCGATCCTGGACCGCCGGGCCGAGGCAGGCCTGCCGACCATCCTCGTCTCGATGCACTCGTTCACGCCGTCGCTTCGCGCGAGGCCGTTCCAGCGCCCCTGGCAGATCGGCCTCTGCTACGCCAATGACAAGCGCTTCACCATTCCGGTGCTGGAGGCGCTCGGCCAGGAAGCCGGCCTCGTCATCGGCAGCAATGAGCCCTACTCGGTCGATCTGGTGAAGGACTATTCGATCCCCGTTCACGGCGAGGAGCGCGGTCTTCCCTATGTCGAGTTCGAGATCCGCCAGGATCTGATTGGCGAGACAGCAGGACAGGAAGAATGGGCCGCGCGCCTCGGCCGCGTGCTTCCCGCCGCCCACCGCGATTTCACGGTGTCCGCAGCATGA
- a CDS encoding SDR family NAD(P)-dependent oxidoreductase translates to MLDGEIALVTGAKGGIGAATAKALAEAGARVIVTARRIDDAEAIARQCAEGRAIGLACDVADPDSVRAAVREATAMVGAPTILVNNAGTVQPIGLLHETDADAWAANINATLIGAAAMARAVLPAMLDQGRGTIVNLSSGAAHHAMEGWSAYCAAKAGLAMVTKSLALEYGARGIRAFGFAPGIVDTDMQVEIRASGINPVSQLPREKLAGVGEPARAIVYLCTTAADDLAGRELDIRNAEFRERAGLPALPPA, encoded by the coding sequence ATGCTCGACGGAGAAATCGCCCTTGTCACGGGCGCCAAGGGCGGCATTGGCGCGGCGACTGCCAAGGCGCTTGCCGAGGCCGGCGCTCGAGTCATCGTGACGGCCCGTCGTATCGATGACGCAGAGGCGATCGCACGCCAATGCGCCGAAGGTCGCGCCATCGGGCTTGCCTGCGACGTGGCGGATCCGGATTCCGTCCGTGCGGCGGTGCGCGAGGCGACCGCGATGGTCGGCGCGCCGACGATTCTCGTCAACAATGCCGGCACGGTGCAGCCGATCGGGCTGCTGCACGAGACGGACGCCGACGCCTGGGCCGCCAACATCAACGCGACGCTGATCGGCGCGGCGGCGATGGCGCGGGCCGTGCTGCCAGCCATGCTCGACCAGGGTCGCGGCACCATCGTCAACCTGTCGTCCGGCGCGGCGCATCACGCCATGGAAGGCTGGAGCGCCTATTGCGCCGCCAAGGCAGGGCTCGCCATGGTGACGAAATCGCTGGCGCTCGAATATGGCGCGCGCGGCATCCGCGCATTCGGCTTTGCGCCTGGAATTGTCGATACCGACATGCAGGTCGAAATCCGCGCCTCGGGCATCAACCCGGTCAGCCAGTTGCCGCGCGAGAAACTCGCGGGTGTCGGCGAACCGGCGCGGGCGATCGTCTATCTCTGCACGACCGCCGCCGACGATCTCGCCGGCCGTGAGCTCGACATCCGCAATGCGGAATTCCGGGAGCGGGCCGGCCTGCCGGCGTTGCCCCCTGCCTGA
- a CDS encoding aspartate aminotransferase family protein, producing the protein MSEQPTLSHNELHAWDRDHFFHPSTHMAQHARGDTPNRIIAGGEGVYITDIDGKRSLDAFAGLYCVNVGYGRTKISDAIAHQASQLPYYHAYVGHASEPSIRLAKMVIDRAPEHMSRVFFGLSGSDANETNIKLVWYINNVLGRPEKKKIISRWRGYHGSGVMTGSLTGLAAFHNLFDLPRAPVLHTEAPYFYRREDRSLTEEQFSQFCADKLEEMILAEGPETIAAFIGEPVLGTGGIVPPPAGYWPKIQAILDKYDIILIADEVVTAFGRLGSMFGSDHYGMKPDLITIAKGLTSAYAPLSGVIVSEKLWRILEQGSDTFGPIGHGWTYSSHPLCTAAGVANLEVVDELDLVNNAREVGAYFCQSLADAVGGHRNVGDVRGEGLLASVEFVRDRDDRVFFDASEKVGPRISAALLGQGVIGRAMPQGDILGFAPPLCLTREEADIVVAATVKAIDEVAATL; encoded by the coding sequence ATGTCAGAACAGCCGACGCTCTCGCACAATGAACTCCACGCCTGGGACCGGGATCATTTCTTCCATCCCTCGACCCACATGGCGCAGCACGCGCGCGGCGACACGCCCAACCGGATCATCGCCGGCGGCGAGGGCGTCTACATCACCGATATTGACGGCAAGCGCAGCCTGGATGCCTTTGCCGGCCTCTATTGCGTGAATGTCGGTTATGGCCGCACCAAGATCAGCGACGCGATCGCCCATCAGGCGTCGCAGCTTCCCTATTATCACGCCTATGTCGGCCATGCCTCGGAGCCGTCGATCCGGCTCGCCAAGATGGTGATCGACCGGGCGCCCGAGCATATGAGCCGGGTGTTCTTCGGCCTGTCCGGCTCCGACGCCAACGAGACCAACATCAAGCTGGTCTGGTACATCAACAACGTGCTCGGCCGGCCGGAAAAGAAGAAGATCATTTCGCGCTGGCGCGGCTATCACGGCTCCGGCGTCATGACCGGCAGCCTGACGGGCCTGGCCGCTTTCCACAATCTGTTCGACCTGCCGCGCGCGCCGGTGCTGCATACCGAGGCGCCGTATTTCTACCGCCGCGAGGATCGCAGCCTGACCGAGGAGCAGTTCTCGCAATTCTGTGCCGACAAGCTGGAAGAGATGATCCTGGCCGAAGGCCCGGAGACGATCGCCGCCTTTATCGGCGAACCGGTGCTGGGCACGGGCGGCATCGTGCCGCCGCCCGCCGGCTACTGGCCCAAGATCCAAGCCATTCTCGACAAGTACGACATCATCCTGATCGCCGATGAAGTGGTCACGGCATTCGGCCGACTTGGCTCGATGTTCGGCTCCGATCACTACGGCATGAAGCCGGACCTGATCACCATCGCCAAGGGCCTGACCTCCGCCTACGCGCCGCTTTCCGGCGTCATCGTTTCGGAAAAGCTCTGGCGCATCCTCGAGCAGGGCTCCGACACGTTCGGTCCGATCGGCCATGGCTGGACCTACTCGTCGCATCCGCTCTGCACGGCGGCGGGCGTCGCCAATCTCGAGGTGGTCGATGAACTCGACCTCGTCAACAATGCCCGCGAGGTCGGCGCCTATTTCTGCCAGTCGCTGGCCGATGCCGTCGGTGGCCACAGAAACGTCGGCGATGTGCGCGGCGAGGGGCTGCTTGCCTCGGTCGAATTCGTTCGGGATCGCGACGACCGCGTGTTCTTCGACGCTTCCGAGAAAGTCGGCCCGCGCATCTCGGCCGCGCTGCTGGGTCAGGGCGTGATCGGCCGCGCCATGCCGCAGGGCGATATCCTCGGCTTCGCGCCGCCGCTCTGCCTGACGCGCGAGGAGGCGGACATCGTCGTCGCCGCGACGGTCAAGGCCATCGACGAAGTCGCCGCCACGCTCTAA
- a CDS encoding acetoacetate decarboxylase, translating to MSKDLRNGGLDRLTVEDILKPGFSTPWDAPMVPPYPFAFRNVDVLTLVWRSTEAAVARLLPPPLEPTSDIVMAHVYRMNDTEWLGPYGESNVSLGCRLPGVAEGSYSPYLFLSSDAGVAHGRELHGQPKKLGEPKLELRGDLVVGTVARNGIDVLTGTLPYKQRTDTLASLNKHFDFAENINLKVIDHIDQRPAIRQLTARRLANVVVHECWGGPCTVELRPNAQAPIHRLPVVDMLDGLHWKADFTLVPGRIVHDYLA from the coding sequence ATGAGCAAGGATCTGCGCAATGGCGGGCTCGACCGACTGACGGTCGAGGACATCCTGAAACCCGGCTTCTCGACGCCCTGGGACGCGCCGATGGTGCCGCCCTACCCGTTCGCCTTCCGCAATGTCGACGTGCTGACGCTGGTCTGGCGCTCCACGGAGGCAGCGGTCGCGCGGCTGCTGCCGCCACCGCTGGAACCGACCAGCGACATCGTCATGGCGCATGTCTACCGCATGAACGATACGGAATGGCTTGGACCCTATGGCGAGAGCAATGTTTCGCTCGGCTGCCGGCTGCCCGGCGTCGCGGAAGGGTCCTATTCGCCCTACCTGTTTCTGTCCTCGGATGCCGGCGTCGCGCACGGCCGTGAACTGCACGGCCAGCCGAAGAAGCTGGGCGAACCGAAGCTGGAACTGCGCGGCGATCTCGTCGTCGGCACGGTGGCTCGCAACGGCATTGACGTGCTGACGGGCACGCTGCCCTACAAGCAGCGCACCGACACGCTCGCCAGTCTCAACAAGCATTTCGACTTCGCCGAGAACATCAATTTGAAGGTCATCGACCACATCGACCAGCGCCCGGCGATCCGCCAGTTGACCGCGCGGCGGCTCGCCAATGTCGTCGTGCATGAATGCTGGGGCGGGCCCTGCACGGTCGAGCTTCGACCGAATGCGCAGGCGCCTATTCACCGTCTGCCCGTCGTCGACATGCTGGACGGCCTGCACTGGAAGGCGGATTTCACGCTCGTGCCGGGGCGCATCGTTCACGACTATCTCGCCTGA
- a CDS encoding FadR/GntR family transcriptional regulator, whose amino-acid sequence MGAGDFEPIERSSVAEQVAKKLLDLVRTKNLRPGDQLPPERELAAAMQVSRPSVREALRGLQILGVLKVRQGGGIYVSSLEASDLLGPLQLLITLNEHNVNALYESRKLIDGGIGRMAAERITPEDLTRMKNMLLVQRGLINDPIGFRVSDVEFHRVLSDATGNPFLVRVSTSLYILGMEYRRIAAENPGVLGQSFKDHELIVAALEARDPDAAEAAMVQHMTNVHLSTVNAMDITP is encoded by the coding sequence ATGGGCGCAGGCGACTTCGAACCGATCGAGCGCAGCTCGGTGGCCGAGCAGGTCGCCAAGAAGCTTCTCGACCTGGTGCGGACGAAAAACCTCCGGCCGGGCGACCAGCTTCCGCCCGAACGCGAGCTGGCGGCTGCCATGCAGGTCAGCCGGCCCAGCGTCCGCGAGGCCCTGCGCGGCCTGCAGATCCTCGGCGTGCTCAAGGTCCGGCAGGGCGGCGGCATCTATGTGTCGTCGCTCGAAGCCTCCGACCTGCTCGGGCCGCTGCAGCTGCTGATCACGCTGAACGAGCACAACGTCAACGCGCTCTACGAGTCGCGAAAGCTGATCGACGGCGGCATCGGGCGGATGGCGGCCGAGCGGATCACGCCGGAAGATTTGACGCGGATGAAGAACATGCTTCTCGTCCAGCGCGGATTGATCAACGATCCCATAGGCTTCCGTGTCTCCGACGTCGAGTTCCACCGCGTGCTGTCCGACGCGACGGGCAACCCGTTCCTCGTGCGCGTCTCGACCTCGCTCTACATCCTCGGTATGGAATACCGACGTATCGCCGCCGAAAACCCCGGCGTTCTCGGCCAGTCCTTCAAGGATCACGAATTGATCGTCGCCGCCCTCGAAGCGCGCGACCCGGACGCTGCGGAAGCCGCGATGGTGCAGCACATGACCAACGTGCACCTCTCGACGGTCAACGCCATGGATATCACTCCCTAA
- a CDS encoding MurR/RpiR family transcriptional regulator, with the protein MNDEAEPTDGPSQRTSNPTLADRVTASMASLSEAERRAARALLARYPTTGMETVALFAERAKVSAPTILRFVAKLGFAGYADFRRALREEMEAQAEYPLTRPHADGTSTAFAAFTRSLVTTVENSLAMVSQADMERLTDLLIDERREIFLLGGDFTDPAARHLEFHLRKMRSRVRLFSQSLPRRADELADIRKRDVVILFDIRRYQLDTIRTAEIAKERGAVVALFTDRWMSDVAQVADIVIRAQVDLPSPWDSLIGLIALVETLALSIDARQWPIGRSRFEAIEQVRSKLIP; encoded by the coding sequence ATGAACGACGAGGCGGAGCCGACCGACGGGCCTTCCCAGCGCACGAGCAATCCGACCCTCGCCGATCGCGTCACCGCCAGCATGGCCTCGCTGAGCGAGGCGGAAAGGCGGGCGGCGCGGGCGCTTCTGGCCCGCTATCCCACGACGGGCATGGAAACTGTCGCACTCTTCGCCGAGCGCGCCAAGGTGAGCGCGCCGACGATCCTGCGTTTTGTCGCCAAGCTGGGATTTGCGGGCTATGCCGACTTCCGCCGCGCGCTGCGCGAGGAGATGGAGGCGCAGGCCGAATACCCGCTGACGCGGCCGCATGCCGACGGCACGTCGACCGCCTTCGCCGCCTTCACCCGCAGCCTCGTCACCACGGTGGAGAACTCGCTCGCCATGGTGAGCCAGGCCGACATGGAGAGATTGACCGACCTCCTGATCGACGAAAGGCGGGAAATCTTCCTGCTCGGCGGCGATTTCACCGATCCGGCCGCCCGCCACCTCGAGTTCCACCTGCGCAAGATGCGCAGCCGCGTTCGTCTGTTCTCACAGTCGCTTCCCCGCCGCGCCGACGAACTGGCCGATATCCGCAAGCGCGACGTCGTGATCCTGTTCGACATCCGCCGCTATCAGCTCGACACCATCCGCACCGCCGAGATCGCCAAGGAACGCGGCGCCGTCGTAGCGCTGTTCACCGATCGCTGGATGTCCGACGTCGCCCAGGTCGCCGACATCGTCATCCGCGCCCAGGTCGACCTGCCCTCGCCCTGGGACAGCCTGATCGGCCTGATCGCCCTCGTCGAAACGCTGGCACTCTCTATAGACGCCCGCCAGTGGCCGATCGGGCGCTCCCGGTTCGAGGCGATCGAGCAGGTGCGCAGCAAGCTTATTCCCTGA
- a CDS encoding helix-turn-helix domain-containing protein, producing the protein MELRHFRQQPNMGPRDTAGLPDHVLEKIAAGEQPLKAIREWRCISQTDLADRTGVAVTQIMRCETGWLISKEALRLLARGLRVRDDLLTD; encoded by the coding sequence ATGGAGCTTCGTCATTTCCGCCAGCAGCCCAATATGGGACCGCGCGACACCGCGGGGCTGCCGGACCATGTACTGGAAAAAATCGCTGCCGGCGAACAGCCGCTGAAAGCCATTCGTGAGTGGCGCTGCATCAGCCAGACCGACCTCGCGGATCGCACTGGCGTCGCCGTGACGCAAATCATGCGCTGCGAGACGGGTTGGTTGATCTCGAAGGAAGCCCTGCGGCTTCTTGCACGCGGCCTTCGGGTGCGCGACGACCTGCTGACCGACTAG
- a CDS encoding L-rhamnose mutarotase, which yields MGHYAWVLEVRPGCEEEYKKAHDEIWPEMLDTLKAAGIRNYSIFRLGLKLIGYFETDDLQKTIAYLKDDPVNKRWGEAMAPIMKLEGDPRTGFAYMLPLQWHMD from the coding sequence ATGGGTCACTACGCCTGGGTTCTGGAAGTCCGTCCGGGATGCGAAGAAGAATACAAGAAGGCGCATGACGAGATCTGGCCGGAAATGCTGGATACGCTCAAGGCGGCCGGCATCCGCAACTATTCGATCTTCCGGCTCGGCCTGAAGCTGATCGGCTATTTCGAGACCGACGATCTTCAGAAGACCATCGCCTATCTGAAGGACGATCCCGTCAACAAGCGTTGGGGCGAGGCGATGGCCCCGATCATGAAGCTCGAAGGCGATCCGCGCACCGGCTTTGCCTATATGCTTCCCCTGCAATGGCACATGGATTGA